In one window of Paraflavitalea soli DNA:
- a CDS encoding efflux RND transporter permease subunit, translating to MLEKFIRRPVLSLVISLVMVLLGIMALFTLPITQFPDIVPPSVVVTASYNGANAEVCAKAVATPLERAINGVPGMTYMNSVSSNNGVTLVQVFFEVGTDPDLAAVNVQNRVTTVLDELPEEVIKAGVTTEKEVNSMLLYLNVMSNDNNADEEFIYNFTDINILQELKRIDGVGFVDIMGSRDYSMRVWLKPDRLLSYNISTEEIIAALRHQNIEAAPGVTGENSGKDQQAKQYVLKYTGKFSTPEEYKELVLRANNDGSVLRLKDLADVEFGTVSYDMVSKTDGRPSASIMIKQRPGSNAQEVISTIKEKMVELEATSFPPGMVYNYAYDVSRFLDASIHEVLRTLIEAFILVFIVVFIFLQDFRSTLIPALAVPVALVGTLAFMQVLGFSINMLTLFALVLAIGIVVDNAIVVVEAVHVKMNQFHMSAMDATVAAMKEIGSAIVAITLVMSAVFVPVAFLSGPVGVFYRQFSLTLAMAIVISGINALTLTPALCALLLKHTPAGTRKKNFLQRFYGSFNKGYDRTERKYGRMVQWMAGRRMVTVLMLGFFCFAIWGSGKLLPTGFIPAEDQGMIYVNVTTPPGSTVERTEDVLDAVQKAIGGDGSIENISTLAGYSLMSDISGASYGMAMINLKSWEERKETVPALIRALKAKTSHIADAAIDFFSPPTVPGFGNAGGFELRLLNKNRSTDLRETARVSDQFLSSLKGNPALAGAFTSFDPNFPQYLIHVDQEVAAKQGVTIDNAMSTLQTLLGSYYATNFIRFGQMYKVMLQALPQYRANPEDVLKLYVKNSNDEMVPFSNFIRMEKVFGPEQITRYNMYTAAMINGDAAPGYTSGQAIAAIQQTADSVLPRGYSFEWSGMTREQILSGNQAVYIFIVCLMFVYLLLAAQYESFLLPLVVILSLPAGIAGAFALLLAAGLENNIYAQVALVMLIGLLGKNAILIVEFAVQRQKEGLTPLEAAREGAVSRLRPILMTSFAFIAGLIPLCIANGAGAMGNRSIGTAAAGGMLTGTLLGIFLVPGLYVLFASKHNKKKKRVSTDALPQQDLVPDQVTG from the coding sequence ATGCTTGAAAAGTTTATCAGGAGGCCGGTGCTGTCTCTGGTTATATCATTGGTGATGGTGCTGCTGGGCATAATGGCCTTATTTACTTTGCCGATAACGCAGTTCCCGGATATTGTACCTCCTTCTGTGGTGGTGACTGCCAGTTATAATGGCGCCAATGCGGAGGTATGTGCCAAGGCGGTGGCCACCCCGCTGGAGCGTGCGATCAATGGAGTGCCCGGTATGACGTATATGAATTCGGTGAGTAGTAATAATGGGGTAACACTGGTGCAGGTATTTTTTGAAGTAGGTACCGACCCCGACCTGGCGGCAGTGAATGTACAGAACAGGGTTACTACTGTGCTGGATGAGTTGCCGGAGGAAGTGATCAAAGCTGGGGTAACGACGGAGAAGGAGGTGAACAGCATGCTGCTGTACCTCAATGTAATGAGTAATGACAATAATGCGGATGAAGAATTTATTTACAATTTTACGGATATCAATATCCTGCAGGAACTAAAGCGTATTGATGGGGTGGGGTTTGTGGATATCATGGGTTCGCGTGATTACTCGATGCGGGTATGGCTGAAGCCTGATCGCTTGCTTTCCTATAATATATCCACGGAAGAGATCATTGCTGCTTTGCGGCATCAAAATATAGAAGCGGCTCCGGGGGTAACGGGCGAAAACTCAGGTAAGGACCAACAGGCCAAACAATATGTGCTGAAGTATACGGGCAAATTCAGTACACCGGAGGAATACAAGGAGTTGGTATTAAGGGCCAACAATGATGGCTCTGTATTGAGGCTGAAGGACCTGGCGGATGTGGAGTTTGGGACAGTGAGTTATGATATGGTGTCTAAAACGGATGGGCGGCCGTCGGCTTCGATCATGATCAAGCAGCGGCCGGGTTCCAATGCGCAAGAGGTGATCAGTACGATCAAAGAAAAGATGGTGGAACTGGAGGCTACGAGCTTCCCACCGGGGATGGTATACAATTATGCGTATGATGTATCGCGCTTCCTGGACGCCAGTATCCATGAAGTGTTGCGAACGCTAATAGAAGCATTTATCCTGGTATTTATTGTGGTGTTTATTTTCTTACAGGATTTCCGTTCCACGCTTATCCCAGCACTGGCGGTGCCGGTGGCGCTGGTGGGGACCCTGGCTTTTATGCAGGTGCTGGGCTTTTCTATCAATATGCTTACGTTGTTTGCGCTGGTACTGGCCATTGGTATTGTAGTGGATAATGCCATTGTGGTGGTGGAAGCGGTGCATGTGAAGATGAACCAGTTTCATATGAGTGCTATGGATGCTACCGTGGCGGCTATGAAAGAAATTGGCAGTGCCATTGTGGCCATCACGCTGGTGATGTCGGCGGTATTTGTACCCGTAGCGTTTTTGTCGGGGCCGGTGGGTGTATTCTACCGGCAGTTTTCGCTTACGCTGGCGATGGCCATTGTGATCTCTGGCATCAATGCGCTGACGCTGACACCTGCCCTGTGCGCTCTACTGCTGAAGCACACACCGGCTGGGACGCGTAAAAAGAACTTTCTGCAACGATTCTACGGATCGTTCAATAAGGGGTATGACCGTACAGAAAGAAAGTACGGCCGGATGGTGCAGTGGATGGCCGGACGGCGCATGGTAACTGTGTTGATGCTTGGGTTCTTTTGCTTTGCCATTTGGGGCAGTGGGAAACTATTGCCTACGGGTTTCATTCCTGCGGAGGACCAGGGGATGATCTATGTAAATGTGACAACACCTCCGGGATCGACGGTAGAGCGCACGGAGGATGTTTTGGATGCTGTGCAAAAAGCGATCGGAGGGGATGGGAGTATCGAAAACATCAGTACCCTGGCTGGTTATAGTTTGATGAGTGATATCTCCGGCGCTTCTTATGGGATGGCGATGATCAACCTGAAAAGCTGGGAGGAGAGAAAAGAAACGGTACCAGCATTGATCAGGGCACTGAAAGCAAAGACGAGCCATATAGCTGATGCGGCTATTGATTTCTTTTCACCTCCTACTGTGCCGGGCTTTGGTAATGCAGGCGGGTTTGAGTTGCGGCTGTTAAATAAGAACCGTAGTACTGATCTGCGGGAAACTGCCCGGGTGAGTGATCAGTTCCTTTCATCGCTGAAAGGCAATCCGGCATTGGCGGGCGCCTTTACGAGCTTTGATCCCAACTTCCCGCAATACCTCATCCATGTAGACCAGGAGGTGGCGGCCAAGCAAGGCGTTACGATCGATAATGCCATGAGCACTTTGCAAACTCTACTGGGCAGCTACTATGCAACGAACTTCATCAGGTTTGGTCAAATGTATAAGGTCATGTTGCAGGCGTTGCCACAATACCGGGCCAATCCGGAGGATGTGTTGAAGTTGTATGTCAAGAACAGTAATGATGAAATGGTGCCTTTTTCGAACTTTATCCGGATGGAAAAAGTATTTGGCCCCGAACAGATCACCCGTTATAATATGTATACAGCTGCGATGATCAACGGTGATGCTGCGCCGGGATATACGAGTGGCCAGGCGATTGCGGCTATTCAACAAACGGCAGACAGTGTGCTGCCCCGGGGCTATAGTTTTGAGTGGAGTGGTATGACGCGGGAGCAGATACTTTCGGGTAACCAGGCTGTTTATATTTTCATTGTCTGCCTGATGTTTGTGTACCTGTTGCTGGCCGCACAGTATGAAAGCTTTTTGCTGCCCCTGGTGGTCATACTCTCCCTGCCAGCCGGCATTGCAGGTGCTTTTGCTTTATTGCTGGCGGCGGGGCTGGAAAATAATATCTATGCGCAGGTAGCGCTGGTGATGTTGATTGGCTTACTGGGTAAAAACGCGATCCTTATTGTGGAGTTTGCCGTGCAGCGGCAAAAAGAAGGCCTTACGCCGCTGGAAGCCGCCCGGGAAGGGGCGGTATCGAGGTTGCGGCCGATCCTGATGACCTCTTTTGCTTTTATTGCCGGGCTGATCCCTTTGTGTATTGCCAATGGAGCAGGTGCAATGGGTAACCGTTCTATCGGTACCGCTGCGGCCGGAGGAATGCTTACTGGTACGCTGCTGGGTATTTTTCTGGTGCCCGGGCTGTATGTGTTATTTGCTTCTAAGCACAACAAGAAAAAGAAACGGGTGAGTACGGATGCGCTGCCGCAGCAAGACCTGGTGCCTGATCAGGTAACGGGGTAA
- the tilS gene encoding tRNA lysidine(34) synthetase TilS has protein sequence MSLLKRFIEYVEAEHLFAAKDTLLLAVSGGVDSVVLCALCQQAGYDFVIAHCNFQLRSTESERDEQFVRELGKKYGKEVLVKRFDTTAYAAQQKVSVQVAARELRYGWFEEIVQSRQSVPPFGGNSRQSGSPISYDKETPHVEFPIHILTAHHLDDNIETVLMKFFKGTGVAGLRGILPKQGKIVRPLLFAKKDELLEFAKAHQLDWVEDSSNEQDKYARNYVRHQVVPLLQKIYPEVVDNLADNIARFREVEVLYRQSVEGQQKKLLEYKGNEIHIPVLKLKKAVPLATLVYEIAKPFGFSAAQTGEIIHLLDSESGRYVASGSHRIIRNRNWLIIAPVANEAADHVLVEETDKEVTFAGGSITLKSIEPTHPFTAPAAATMACIDARQLHYPLILRRWKAGDYFYPLGMQKKKKLARFLIDQKVSKTDKEKVWVLESNKRIVWIIGMRIDDRFKVTASTHTALMMEFIPGAGNL, from the coding sequence ATGAGTTTATTAAAGCGGTTTATTGAGTACGTAGAGGCAGAGCATCTTTTTGCTGCAAAGGATACTTTATTGCTGGCAGTGAGCGGCGGGGTTGATTCTGTGGTATTGTGCGCGCTTTGCCAGCAGGCAGGGTATGATTTTGTGATAGCGCACTGCAATTTTCAGTTGCGGTCAACCGAGAGTGAGCGGGATGAACAGTTTGTGCGGGAGCTTGGTAAAAAGTATGGGAAGGAAGTACTGGTAAAACGATTCGATACAACGGCCTATGCGGCGCAACAAAAAGTGTCGGTACAGGTAGCGGCGCGGGAACTGCGGTATGGGTGGTTTGAGGAGATAGTTCAGAGTCGGCAGTCGGTCCCGCCCTTCGGCGGGAACAGTCGGCAATCAGGTTCGCCGATTAGCTACGACAAGGAAACTCCGCATGTCGAATTCCCAATTCACATTCTCACAGCGCATCACCTGGACGACAATATAGAAACGGTGCTGATGAAGTTCTTTAAAGGCACAGGTGTGGCGGGATTGCGGGGCATCTTGCCTAAGCAAGGGAAAATTGTGCGGCCGTTACTGTTTGCAAAGAAGGATGAATTGCTGGAGTTCGCTAAAGCGCATCAACTGGACTGGGTAGAAGACAGTTCAAACGAGCAGGATAAATACGCCCGCAATTATGTACGCCACCAGGTAGTACCCTTGCTGCAAAAGATCTACCCGGAAGTAGTGGATAACCTGGCAGATAATATTGCACGATTCCGGGAGGTGGAGGTACTGTATCGCCAATCGGTAGAAGGACAGCAAAAGAAATTGCTGGAATACAAGGGAAATGAGATCCATATACCCGTACTGAAATTAAAGAAAGCCGTCCCCCTGGCCACACTGGTCTATGAGATCGCCAAACCTTTTGGATTTTCTGCCGCCCAAACGGGGGAGATCATCCATTTGCTGGACAGTGAATCGGGCCGGTATGTAGCTTCGGGCTCTCACCGTATCATCAGGAACCGCAACTGGCTCATCATAGCGCCTGTGGCCAATGAGGCTGCTGATCATGTGCTGGTAGAAGAGACAGACAAAGAGGTAACCTTTGCAGGGGGGAGCATCACCTTGAAATCTATAGAGCCTACCCATCCCTTTACAGCACCGGCTGCTGCCACCATGGCCTGCATAGATGCCCGGCAACTTCATTATCCGCTGATACTGCGTCGCTGGAAGGCTGGTGATTATTTCTATCCATTGGGCATGCAGAAGAAAAAGAAGCTGGCCCGCTTTCTCATTGATCAGAAGGTATCCAAAACCGACAAGGAAAAAGTATGGGTGTTGGAAAGCAATAAAAGGATCGTATGGATAATAGGCATGCGGATCGATGACCGGTTTAAGGTCACTGCTTCTACACATACTGCATTGATGATGGAGTTTATCCCAGGTGCAGGTAATCTTTGA
- a CDS encoding PA14 domain-containing protein, whose product MYPFYKLIKPVLFALTILLSTANMFAQSCTPQGDEHTSGTNNVWIGYVYQGKNFNNYKGYVNYGTITNPSIDEGFGGNQATYITNGCSIYTDTFSVRFKLTKTFADSNYSFTVGADDGFRLSLDGGATWLINRWNDQGYTTEQRSVALTAGTYNLVLEFYENFGANRVTFDVVGICTGSGNTATYGASNNWIGYLYQGNNFEQYRGFINKGNGANMNFDENFGTTNGAFATSNCSITTENFSARFRSRTTLTGSYQFTVGGDDGYRLSLDGGATWIINEWQAQSYKVTSRTISNLNGTYDMVLEYYENGGDNRLSFAATQLTLLPVTITDWSARVINTNQVALNWKTADAVNFDHFVVQKSTDAQNFRDIAQVTAKTGNQVQSYTYTDQNVQGGKTWYRLAMVDKDGSKRYSTIVVVSIQQADAIRIYPTIVESKQVFIESNKRMGRVMIELVDMNGRIAQSEQRTLSAGRQTLGLNAAAAQKAGAYMIRMTGDDGVVTKQSIIIR is encoded by the coding sequence ATGTACCCTTTTTACAAATTGATCAAACCCGTTTTATTCGCTCTCACCATCCTGCTGTCAACAGCAAATATGTTTGCCCAGTCCTGCACACCGCAGGGAGATGAGCACACTTCCGGCACCAACAATGTTTGGATTGGCTATGTATACCAGGGAAAGAATTTCAACAATTATAAAGGATATGTAAACTATGGAACGATCACCAACCCATCCATTGATGAAGGCTTCGGCGGTAACCAGGCTACCTATATTACAAATGGATGTTCTATTTACACCGACACATTCAGTGTTCGTTTTAAGCTCACCAAAACATTTGCCGATTCCAATTACAGCTTTACCGTTGGTGCCGATGATGGCTTTCGCTTAAGCCTTGATGGCGGTGCTACCTGGCTCATCAATCGTTGGAACGACCAGGGCTATACTACCGAACAACGTTCTGTGGCCCTTACAGCAGGAACTTACAATCTCGTATTGGAGTTTTACGAAAACTTTGGCGCCAACCGTGTCACCTTTGATGTAGTAGGTATTTGTACCGGCAGCGGCAATACGGCTACCTATGGCGCCAGCAATAACTGGATCGGTTATTTATACCAGGGCAATAATTTTGAGCAATACAGGGGCTTTATCAACAAGGGCAATGGCGCCAATATGAACTTTGATGAAAACTTCGGCACCACCAATGGCGCTTTTGCCACCAGCAATTGCAGCATTACCACGGAGAACTTCAGCGCCCGCTTCCGTTCCCGCACTACACTCACCGGTAGTTACCAGTTTACAGTGGGCGGTGATGACGGTTATCGGCTGAGCCTGGATGGTGGCGCTACCTGGATCATTAACGAATGGCAGGCCCAGTCTTATAAAGTAACCAGCCGCACCATCAGCAACCTCAACGGCACCTATGATATGGTGTTGGAATATTATGAGAACGGTGGCGATAACCGCCTCTCCTTTGCTGCTACCCAACTCACACTCTTGCCGGTTACCATTACAGACTGGAGCGCCAGGGTGATCAATACAAACCAGGTGGCACTCAACTGGAAAACAGCTGATGCAGTGAACTTCGATCATTTCGTTGTCCAGAAAAGCACAGATGCCCAGAACTTTCGTGACATTGCCCAGGTAACCGCCAAAACAGGCAACCAGGTTCAATCCTATACTTACACAGATCAAAATGTGCAAGGCGGCAAAACATGGTACCGCCTGGCCATGGTAGATAAAGATGGCAGCAAACGTTATTCAACCATCGTTGTGGTATCTATCCAGCAGGCTGATGCCATTAGAATATACCCCACCATTGTAGAAAGCAAACAGGTATTTATTGAAAGCAATAAAAGAATGGGCCGTGTAATGATTGAACTGGTAGATATGAACGGACGTATTGCACAATCAGAACAGCGTACACTGTCTGCAGGAAGACAAACCCTTGGCCTCAACGCCGCAGCCGCACAGAAAGCCGGCGCCTACATGATCCGTATGACAGGCGATGACGGAGTAGTAACCAAACAATCAATTATTATCAGATAG
- a CDS encoding rhomboid family intramembrane serine protease, protein MSITLIIIIITALVSISAFSSDKIYNDLIFYPPAVTHQRQWYRFFSCGLIHADWMHLIFNMYAFYGFGQAVEGAFSNILFQEKGKLFYMLMYISALGFSLLPTYLKHKDDSYYRSLGASGAVSAVIFAYFLLAPVAPVGFLFLPKSLGIPGFIFGFLYLGISSYLDKRGGGNINHSAHIWGALYGIAFVIIMAAVFSDYPVLRIFVEQIKDYLHLG, encoded by the coding sequence ATGAGTATTACTTTAATTATTATCATTATAACGGCGCTTGTATCCATTTCGGCTTTTTCCAGCGACAAAATATACAACGACCTCATTTTTTACCCCCCGGCTGTTACCCATCAGCGGCAATGGTACCGCTTCTTCAGTTGCGGCCTTATCCATGCAGATTGGATGCACCTGATCTTTAATATGTACGCATTTTATGGATTTGGACAAGCCGTAGAAGGTGCATTTTCCAATATCTTGTTCCAGGAAAAAGGAAAACTCTTTTATATGCTGATGTATATATCAGCGCTTGGGTTTAGTCTGTTACCCACCTATTTAAAACACAAAGATGACTCTTACTACCGTAGTCTCGGTGCCTCCGGCGCTGTTTCGGCTGTCATCTTTGCTTATTTCTTGTTGGCGCCTGTAGCGCCCGTCGGCTTTCTTTTTCTGCCCAAGTCATTAGGTATACCAGGTTTCATTTTCGGCTTTCTTTATTTGGGCATATCCTCTTATCTCGATAAACGCGGCGGTGGCAATATCAATCACTCGGCACATATTTGGGGTGCCTTGTATGGCATAGCCTTCGTCATCATTATGGCCGCTGTTTTTTCCGATTACCCCGTGTTACGGATTTTTGTAGAGCAGATCAAAGATTACCTGCACCTGGGATAA
- a CDS encoding 23S rRNA (pseudouridine(1915)-N(3))-methyltransferase RlmH, giving the protein MKIHFWSVGKKHESYVNAGIEDFTGRITKYFPVQWTIIPVPKNAGMLSEMDLKKKEGETILEWLDSGDYLVALDERGKSISSEGLAKFIQARANESVKKLVFLIGGAYGIDEAVLKRANYTWSLSALTFPHQLVRLILAEQVYRACSIIRNEKYHHS; this is encoded by the coding sequence ATGAAGATCCATTTCTGGTCAGTAGGAAAAAAGCATGAAAGCTATGTAAACGCCGGCATAGAAGACTTCACCGGGCGCATTACAAAATATTTCCCGGTACAGTGGACCATTATCCCCGTGCCCAAAAATGCCGGTATGCTCAGCGAGATGGACCTGAAGAAAAAAGAAGGAGAGACCATCCTCGAATGGCTCGATAGCGGCGATTACCTGGTGGCGTTGGATGAACGGGGTAAATCAATCAGTTCCGAAGGGCTGGCCAAATTCATCCAGGCCAGGGCCAATGAAAGTGTTAAAAAACTGGTATTCCTGATCGGTGGGGCCTATGGCATCGATGAGGCCGTATTGAAAAGGGCCAACTACACCTGGTCCCTCTCCGCCCTTACATTCCCGCACCAGTTAGTGCGGCTGATACTAGCCGAACAAGTGTACCGCGCCTGCAGCATTATCCGCAATGAAAAATACCACCATAGCTAA
- a CDS encoding AI-2E family transporter, with the protein MTQEQPFYFRLTMVLLMLALIALFIYFGSDLVVPFALSMLIAILLMPICNFLQRKGLPRVPAILLALLVAVLFTGGIIYFLSSQIASFLNDFDQIKKGINVHLNTVQRWIKQQFGFSMREQEDMFNDFLASMKNSGQGAIGSTFSSITSLLTSLTLLPIYTFLLLYYRGLIRQFFIDVFSKTPKNEVATILNESRIVVQSYMVGLIIELIIVATINSIGFLILGIKYAIFLAVFAAILNILPYIGMLIASIFCMLITLTTSTDIREPIWVLVVLLIVQFIDNNIIMPKIVGSKVKLNALMTIVGVIVGGLLCGISGMFLSIPAIAILKIIFDRIEDLKPWGRLLGDENDSATKSKAKGAKAKRQPANEA; encoded by the coding sequence ATGACACAAGAACAACCCTTTTATTTCCGCCTCACCATGGTACTGCTGATGCTGGCCCTCATTGCCCTGTTCATTTATTTTGGCAGCGACCTGGTAGTACCCTTTGCCCTGTCCATGCTGATCGCCATCCTGCTGATGCCAATATGCAATTTCCTTCAGCGCAAAGGATTACCCCGCGTACCGGCTATCCTGCTGGCTTTATTGGTAGCAGTGCTTTTTACAGGTGGCATCATTTATTTTCTTTCTTCCCAGATCGCTTCCTTTTTGAATGACTTTGATCAGATCAAAAAGGGCATCAATGTACACCTCAATACCGTGCAGCGCTGGATCAAACAGCAGTTTGGCTTTAGCATGCGGGAACAGGAAGATATGTTCAACGACTTCCTGGCATCCATGAAAAACTCCGGTCAGGGAGCCATTGGCAGTACTTTTTCCTCCATCACCAGCCTGCTCACCAGCCTTACGTTGCTTCCTATCTATACTTTCCTGTTGCTGTATTATCGTGGCCTCATCAGGCAATTCTTTATCGATGTGTTCAGCAAAACACCCAAAAACGAGGTAGCTACCATCCTCAACGAATCAAGGATAGTGGTACAAAGCTATATGGTAGGACTGATCATCGAACTGATCATTGTAGCCACCATCAACTCCATAGGGTTCCTCATACTCGGTATTAAATATGCTATTTTCCTGGCCGTATTCGCCGCCATCTTAAACATATTGCCGTATATAGGTATGCTCATCGCCTCCATTTTTTGTATGCTCATCACCCTCACCACCTCTACCGATATCAGGGAGCCCATTTGGGTATTGGTGGTATTACTCATTGTGCAGTTTATTGACAACAATATTATCATGCCTAAGATTGTTGGCTCCAAAGTGAAGCTCAACGCCCTGATGACCATTGTAGGCGTGATCGTGGGCGGACTGCTCTGTGGCATTTCCGGCATGTTCCTTTCCATACCCGCCATTGCCATACTGAAGATCATTTTCGATCGCATTGAAGACCTGAAACCCTGGGGCCGCCTGCTGGGCGATGAAAACGACAGCGCCACCAAAAGCAAAGCAAAAGGCGCTAAGGCGAAAAGGCAACCAGCCAACGAGGCATAA
- a CDS encoding efflux RND transporter periplasmic adaptor subunit: MKIVQMTGLLGILYLTGCTVKGNSKENSRDPELPVLQLDYKDTLLHRSYVASINAFQNVELRAKAAGFLEEVLVDEGQLVKKGQVLFKLNDAEFKVQLSEASASLASAHAEIKAAEVELMRVNTLVGKKVLSASELDLAKAKLAMANAKAAEASAQQEKAQIRLSYTLVRAPFNGIIDRIPHKRGSLIAEGSLLTTVSDIHTVHVYFNVSENEYLHYVKSGQTENRIGQSVNLILADGSTYPFPGKIETMESEFEPATGSIAFRASFPNPAKLLKHGASGKVMLTAAVPNALMIPQRSVFEIQDKNYVFVVNKDNTVRMKSFVPERRVEDFVLVKSGLTDEDKIIYEGVQNIREGNKVVPRLISMEELQGE, encoded by the coding sequence ATGAAGATTGTACAAATGACCGGTTTGCTGGGCATACTGTATTTAACAGGTTGCACTGTAAAGGGTAATTCCAAAGAAAATTCCCGTGATCCTGAATTACCCGTGTTGCAGCTGGATTATAAAGACACGCTACTGCACCGTTCTTATGTGGCTTCCATCAATGCTTTTCAGAATGTGGAATTACGGGCAAAAGCTGCGGGTTTCCTGGAAGAAGTGCTGGTAGATGAAGGTCAGTTGGTGAAGAAGGGACAGGTCTTGTTCAAGTTGAATGATGCGGAGTTTAAAGTCCAGTTATCAGAAGCTTCGGCATCGCTGGCGAGTGCTCATGCAGAAATAAAGGCGGCAGAAGTGGAGTTGATGCGGGTGAATACACTGGTTGGCAAAAAAGTGCTTTCTGCTTCTGAACTGGACCTGGCCAAGGCGAAACTGGCTATGGCCAATGCCAAAGCGGCCGAAGCATCGGCGCAACAGGAGAAGGCACAAATAAGGCTTTCTTATACCCTGGTGCGGGCTCCCTTCAATGGTATCATAGATCGCATTCCGCATAAGCGGGGCAGCCTGATCGCTGAAGGTAGTTTACTCACCACGGTATCCGATATACATACTGTGCATGTCTATTTTAATGTATCGGAAAACGAATACCTGCACTATGTGAAGAGCGGGCAAACAGAGAACCGTATCGGACAATCTGTAAACCTTATCCTGGCTGATGGTTCTACATATCCCTTTCCGGGCAAGATTGAAACGATGGAGAGTGAATTTGAGCCTGCAACAGGTTCTATCGCTTTCCGGGCCAGTTTCCCCAATCCCGCTAAATTATTAAAACATGGGGCCAGCGGAAAGGTGATGCTCACGGCAGCTGTGCCCAATGCGCTGATGATACCCCAACGTTCTGTATTTGAGATACAGGACAAGAATTATGTGTTTGTGGTCAATAAAGACAATACGGTGCGTATGAAGAGTTTTGTACCTGAAAGGCGGGTGGAAGATTTTGTGCTGGTGAAATCGGGTCTTACGGATGAAGACAAGATCATTTATGAAGGGGTGCAAAATATCCGGGAAGGCAACAAAGTGGTGCCGCGCCTTATTTCGATGGAAGAACTGCAGGGAGAATAA